The stretch of DNA CGAGGACGATGTGCTCCGAGAGACACTGTACTGTGTACGTTGTTCGGCGTGTCTCAACTCATGTGCGAATTTCCAGCACGTCGGCGGTCATGCCTTCGGTGGGGAGACCTACACGGGTGGCATTGCGACAGGGTGGGAAGCCGGAGTCCATGAACAGGAGTCGGCCGCGGAGTTCAACGATCTCTGTACTGGTTGTTCGCGTTGTGTCAACCAGTGCCCGGTCAAAATCGACATTCCCTGGATCAACACCGCTGTTCGAGACCGGATCAATCGATCAGGCGACGAATCACTTACCGATCCGATTTACGAAGGGCTCACGCCGGATGAAGAAGACGGCGGCGTCAATCTCCAGAAGCGACTGTTCGGTAACTTCGGGACGCTCGCGAAGGTCGGAAGCGCGACTGCGCCACTTTCAAACTGGCTCGCAAGCGCCGGCCCGACCCGGACTGCGATGGACAAATTGATTGGTGTTGACCGTCGTCGAGAGTTGCCGACGTTCCAGCGGACGACGCTAGTCGACTGGTTTGACGCGCGAGGAGGTGCGATTGAGCGAACGACGGCGGCGACCGACCGTGAGGTTGTTCTCTATCCCGACATCTACACGAACTATATTGCCATCGAACGTGGGAAAGCTGCAATTCGGGCACTCGAAGCACTTGGGATCTCAGTAATACTTAGCGAGCCGATCGAGAGTGGCCGCGCGCCGCTTTCCCAGGGAATGATTGAGACGGCTCGCGGGAAGGCGAGCAACGTGCATACCAGTCTCGTCGAGCATATCGACGCCGGTCGGGATGTGGTCGTCATCGAACCGAGCGACCTCGCAATCTTCCGCGACGAGTACGAACGGCTGCTTCCCGAGGCGTCATACGAGAGACTGTCGGAGCACAGCTACGAGATTCTCGAGTACATCTATGGGTTGCTCGAGCAGGAGGGACTCGATCCTGATACGCTGGCCGGACCGACTGAAACAGGCGGAGATCTAGTTGCCTACCACAGCCACTGTCAGCAACGGACGCTCGGACTTGAGGCTCATAGCATTGCTGTCCTTGAGCGCCTCGGCTACGCAGTCGAGACGAGCGACGTCGAGTGTTGCGGGATGGCCGGTTCGTTCGGGTACAAATCGCAGTACTACGAACTCTCAATGGATGTTGGTTCAGATCTTCAGGCACAGTTCGATGAGATCGATGCAGACCACGTTGTCGCGAGCGGTACGTCCTGTACGGAACAGATCGAGTCACTGATCGAGCGGCGACCACCCCACGTCATCGAACTTGTCGCCCCTCAATAAGTCGGTCGAGCACGCATCACCGCACGGATCAACCAGCGTCTATAGCTGGTTTGGGTCAGGAACTTCCCTACAGAAGGATTTAATGAGTGTGCCCCTGTAGTTCAGAGTGGAGTATCACAATGAGTCTCGAGAACAAAACGATCGCGATCATCGCATCGAACGAGTTCGAGGACATCGAACTCGAGTATCCGCTGTTGTACCTGAGCCACCAGGGTGCTGATATTAAGCTGGTGCCAGTTCAATCTGGGCATCATCCACGCCCGGCGCTCACTGCAACTGAATCAAAGCCTGTCACCGGCCGATTCGGCACGCCGTTGCCACCGGAGGTGATGGCCGAGGGCAACCGCTACGAAACGGTTGACTTCGAGGACTTGACTCTTGAGGATCTGGATTGTGTGCTGTACCCAGGTGGGTTCTCTCCGGACCATCTGCGAGTTGTTCCGGAGGTTGTCGAGTTTACTCGCGAAGCCTATGAGGAGGGGCTGATCGTTGCCTCAATCTGTCATGGGCCGTGGATGCTGGTAGAAGCGGATCTCGCGGAAGGCCGCGATATCTGTGCCTACGAAGCAATTCACACTGACCTCGAGAACGCCGGCGCGACGGTAGTTGACGAACCGGCGGTACAGGACGGCAACATCGTCACCGGTCGCGTCCCGGACGATCTGCCGGAGTTTAGCGAGGCCGTCGAAGCGGCTCTCGAGGACCACGAGGCGGAACCACCGACGGCCTGACTGTCGAATACCTTTATATTTCTCGCGGTCAAGTCGTCGGTATGGCGTCGACAATTGTACCCAGCGTGCGGTGTCGCATCGGTGAGGGAGTACTGGTCCATCCTGAGCGAGACGACGTTTACTGGCTCGACATTCCGACGGGCGAACTATACCGTTATGACCCGGCAACGGGTAATCACGATCGATTCCAGATGGAGCCGCCGGTCGGCGGATTCACGTTTCAGGAAGATGGTTCGATACTACTGTTCGGTAGCGGCGGTCGTATCATCCGCTGGAATGATGGCGAAACATCGGTCGTGGTGGATGGTATCGAGGCCGAAGCGGGAATGCGTTTCAACGACGTGATTGCCGACCCACGAGGGCGGGTGTTTGTCGGGTCAATGACCGATGATGATCACTCCCTTGGACGGCTCTATCGGCTAGACACCGACGAAACGATGACCCAACTTGAGGAGGGAATCGAACTTCCGAATGGGATGGGATTCTCACCGGACGCTGAGACGTTCTACCTCGCGGAGACGAATACGAACCGGATTTACGCATACGACTACGAGGTCGAAACCGGTGACCTCTCGAATCGACGGGTGTTCAGCGAGCGAAACGAGCGCGGCAACTACGACGGTCTGACGGTCGATTCCGAAGGCGGCGTCTGGGTTGGTCTCTGGGACGGCGGCTCTGTTGTTCGACTGACGTCGGATGGCCAACCCGAAGAACGACTCGAGGTCCCCGCCCAGAACATCACAACGCTCAGTTTCGGAGGAGAGGATCGTCGGACGGCCTATGTGAACTCTGCGAGCTTCGAAGCGCCGTTGTCTGACGTGGCTGCCGGACACCTATTCGCCCTCGAAATGCCCGTCTCGGGCAGCGCGGAGTATTACTCGGACGTGACCGAATAGCTGTCTGTGTCGATTCACGGTTTTGTTCGTAGTGGTATTCGGAATTGAGATCGTGATGCGTTTTCGGTTGTATCCCCGAAGATGTCCGCTCCAGTCACCACACTGAAAGTCCGTGCTGAGCGATCAATTGTCCTCAAGCGCACCTCTGATGTGTCGTGAGGAAGCGGGGGACAGTTGTCCGCAAAAAGTAGGGCTGCGGTTGGCAGACCGTTGTTCGATTCGTTTGTTCTCGATTACTCCCTCAGTCTGTCGTGATCAATCAACGGGATCGTAGTCTGCTGGATAGTGAAGCCGGCCAGTATCGGCGTGCCACTCGAAGCCGGCATCAAGCAGGACCTGCTGGCCAGCCTCGATGTCAAATTCGAACGTCGGAACGTCCTCGGTGTACCAGAACTCGAGGTCCGGTGCGACCGGCGCGTGAGTGACCTCTGCGAAACCATCGGCACCGACGTCAACGATATCATCGCGTGGGATTGTATGGGCGCACGCTTGGCGGAGATCGATGTTTGCGAACGGTTCGCGACGTTGATTCCACGTAATGTAGTGGAGTGAGGTCATGTTCGCGTTCTGAAGTGCGATTCCATCTTCGTCCTCAAGGTCCACGAGTTGATCCGCAGGTAGATCGAAGTTAACCAAGTCGACTTCGCCAGTCGTGACAAGGCTGGCCGACGAGGATGCGTCGGCGGACTCGAGTCGGATCAATTCCTCGACGTTTGGTTCGTGGTGGTGCCCATCGTGACGGCTCAGACGAACCTCTTCACCGGGTTCGAACGCTTCGAACTGGAAGGGACCGCTGCCGATAAGGTCCTCATCGATGTCAATCTCGCTAGGATCTTCACCCTCCCAAACGTGCTGTGGAATGAGGTGGGCTTCGGCTCCAGCGAGCACTTCTGACTCCCATGTTGCGTCGGGTTGAGAGAGTTCAAACGTAACATCGAGGTCCGTTTCGGCCTCAGCACTTTCGAAGTTCGTCGCAACCGCTTGGAAGTCAGGACTGTTCTCGTCAGAGTACTCGAACGTAAACGCGACGTCTTCAGCCGTCACCGGTTCTCCATCATGCCATTCCATTCCCTCACGAAGCGTAATCTCATAGGTGGTATCGTCGGCCCATCCGAACTCTTCGGCCGCCCAACTCGAGGGCATGTAGTCGTTGTCCGGATCCGGGTGCATCAACCGATCGTAAATGAGTCGGATCATGTCACGAGACGAGCGAGCCTCGAGGCCAGTGACGGGGTTGAGTGTTGGCAGCTCTTCGTGGCTGGCGATGGTGAGCATATCATCGCCTTCGGCTCCGCCATCGAGTTCGAGATTGACCATGTTCCAGATACTGGCCAGGCCGTCCTCGAGGACTTCTTGAACGTTACTGACTCGATCTTCGTTGTACGGCATTGCCCGGTCTTGGACGGCAATCGGTGAGATAACCTGCTCTTCCATCAGATACTCGTACATCTCGTGGACGATTTCTTGCCGATCGTCTTCGTCGACAGCTTCGCGCTGTTCCGCCATCCACTCTTCGTACTCTTCGCTATCGTGTCCGGACGTGTTATCTCCACCTTCACCGAGTGCGGCTTGAGAAAACGCACGAAGGAGGGCGTCGGGATCGTATCCGTCGAGGTAACGCATCGGGGCACAGTCGAAATCCCGCGTGTCGAACACCCGCTCGAGGTGTGCGTCGAGAGCGCGAGAGTTGTAATCGACTTCGAGTCCGAGCTCTTCCATGTAACCAGCATGTTCTTCGCCGTACCAGTACCGAAGCGGTGAATCGGGATCAAGGTTTTCGTACGCGACCGTGGGAACCTCTTCACCATCCGGATCTTCAGCGACACCCTCTTCGGGCGCTGTGTCTTCGTCGTCTCCACCGACACACCCGGTAACCGTCACGACGCCTGCAACCCCTGCTGCTTGTATAAATCGTCGTCGGGTCTGGCCATTCTGTACGCTTAACTGCACCTGTCTGGCATTGTCTACCATATCTGTGTGATAGATTCGTCCACCATAATAAAATTTTATACGGTATTCTGCCCCCTACTATGATAATCTATGGTCAACATTTGGTATTAAAACCTTTCCAACGTCTATATCGCCTTTCAGTCACTCTCAGGTGGTAATTCAATCGGTGGGGAACCGGGTTCGTGAAATCACCCTTACCAATTTTCGACCTCGAGCCAAAACCGAGACGGTTCATCGTCATTGTGTCGGGGCAATTGTCTCTGTGACCATCATAACTTATTTATCATAGTATTACGCACGTCAACATGTGACAGTGATACGAGAAACAAGCGTGCAGCAAACAGTCTCGCGAACAACAACCCGTCAGTTGGAACTGTCGTGGAATCGGAGTGATCGTCTTCAGAATCGAATACAGGTGTAATCGATAATGAATATGCAACGTTATGTGGCCAGACGAATCGGGCAACTGATGGTCACTTACTTCGCGTTCCTGACGCTGCTCTTCGTCATCTTTCGACTTGCACCGGGGGATCCGACGACAATGTTCCTCCTTGAAGGAATGACTCCCGAAGAGCGCGAGGCAATTCTTCAACGGTGGGGGCTTGATCAGCCCTTGTACGTACAGTACTACGAGTACCTCGGACAATTGTTGACGCTTGATCTAGGTCAATCGATCCGATATGAACAGCCGGTGACCGACATTCTTTGGACCCGGTTCTGGAACACGGTGTTGCTCATGGGGCCCGCTTTCTTCCTATCCTACATCATCGGCGTAGGTATCGGCGCGTTCATGGGCTGGGTTCGCGGGACCGTCAAAGAGAAAGGTGGCATCGTGCTCACGCTCATCGCCCGCTCCTCGCCGGAGTTCTGGACGGGTATTGTCCTGCTGACCGTGTTCTCGTTCTGGCTCGGATGGTTCCCCTCGGGCGGCATGCGAGCTCCTGGATACGAGGCCGCGACGTTCTGGGACCGATACCTTTCGCTGGATTTCGTTCACCACATGATACTGCCGCTCATGACCGGCGTCGTCTTCTACATGGCGACGCCTGCGCTGTTGATGCGCAGTAGCATGATCCAGGTGTTGAATTCCGATTTCATCGAGATCAAGAAAGCAGAGGGACATCCAGAATGGATTATCCTCTACAAGTACGCGGCGCGAAACTCCATCCTTCCCATCACGACTGTCGTGGCAATCGTTGTTGGTGTGGCACTTGGCGGCTCGCTCGTCATCGAGACGATCTTCAGTTGGCCGGGAATGGGCCGGGAGATGGTTGACTCGGTACAGTACAACGATTATCCAGTTGCACAGGCGGTGTTCTTCCTGATGGGTAGTGTAGTTATCTTCATGAACTTTGTCGCCGACATCGTGTACGTTTACCTGGATCCACGGGTGAAATACGAATGAGCAGCGAGACACAACCGAAGTCAGAAACAGGAACGGCGAATCGGTTCGTCAGTAAGCGACGGATGAAGAAGCTATCACAGGATCTCTCGACGCTTTGGAGAGTGATTCGAAGAGATCGCCTCGCGGTTATCGGTGTCGGAATACTCGTCGTGTATCTGGCTGTTGCCGCCTTCGGTGAACTCCTTGCGCCACACGAACCAGGTGAGACACAGCGGGCAGGCGGCGAAGTGCTTCGAACCGAGGGACCGACGGCCGGTTACTGGTTCGGAACGACGAACTACGGCGAAGATATCCTTTCGCAGGTCATTATATCGACGCGCGTTTCGGTCATGGTCGGACTGGCCGCCGCGGCGATGGCGGTCTTCATCGGTGCGAACGTGGCCCTGATCAGTGCCTATTACGGGGGCTGGGTTGACGACATCCTCATGCGAGTCGTCGACATCGCATACGGGCTGCCGTTCCTCCCGTTCGTGATCGTACTGGTATTCATCCTCGGCGCGAACATCTGGAACATCATCATCGTTATTGCAGCCATCCTATGGCGCGATTCCGCACGGGTCGTTCGGTCTGAAGTACTCTCGCAGAAACAGCGACCCTACGTGAAATCTGCCCGTGCCATTGGGGCGAGCGATATTCGAATCATGTATCGGCACATTCTCCCCAACGTGTTGCCGCTTATCGGCCTCTATGCCGCGTTTGCGGTCGCCTACGCAATCATCTACGAAGCCAGCATTGCGTTCCTTGGATTCGGCGACCCAACGCTTTACTCGTGGGGACAAATGCTGTTCCAGGCCTACCAGTCCGGCGCGATCCGCTACGCCTGGTGGTGGGTCCTGCCACCGGGTGTTGCCCTCATGCTGATCGTAATGGCCGTCTTCTTCATTGGACGGGCGCTCGAACAAATCACTAATCCGGAGTTGAGACACTAATGCTCGAAATCAACGATCTCAAGACGTACTACGAAACCGACGACGGCAAGTTCGTACATGCCGTCGACGGCGTCTCGATCAACGTTGAGGAACAGGAAACACTCGGACTCGTCGGCGAGTCCGGCTGTGGCAAGACAACGCTTGCGAAGTCGATCATCCGGTTGTTACCTCGAAACGGTGAGGTTGTCGACGGCGAAGTTTCGCTTCACGGCAAAGAAATCACCGAGATGAGCGACAAAGAACTCCGCCAGGAGATTCGGTGGACGGAAATTTCGATGATCCCGCAGACGGCAATGAACGGGTTTGACCCCGTAAAGACCGTCGGAAAGCAGATCGTCGACGTCATCCGTCGTCACGAGGATACGCCCAAAGCCGAAGCACGGGAGCGGGCCAAAGAGCTGTTTGAGAACCTTGGCCTCGAGGGGAGTCGAATTGACGATTATCCCCACCAGTTCTCCGGTGGGATGGCTCAACGGGCGATGATTGCGATGGCACTTGCCCTGTCGCCGTCGATTATCCTGGCCGACGAGCCAACCACAGCACTCGACGTGATGATCCAAGATCGGATTCTCCGCCAGATCGACGAGCTACAAGAGGAGTTCGAGACAGCGATGATTATGATTACACACGACATGTCCGTCGTTTCGGAGAACTGTGACAAGATTGCCGTGATGTACGGTGGTCGCGTCGCCGAGTATGCCGACGCGCGGACAGTCATCAAGCAGCCACGCCATCCCTATACGATGGGGATGCGAAACGCGTTCCCCGACATCTCACAGGACTCGCAGGATCTCATTTCGATTCCTGGTACGCCGCCGGAGGTGACCGATCCAGACGAGGGATGTCGTTTCGCACCACGGTGTCCGTTCGCAGAGGACGATTGCTGGGATGTGACGCCTGAACCGGAAGAGTACGATGGGCAGGTTGTCCGCTGTCACCGCTCAGACGAAGCCGAAGAGTTGCGGGAGCTTGCAAAGAAGAAAGAGACGTGGATGGACGAACCGGCCGAAGCCGAGTCGTCGGAGTCTGACGACCGGCGCGGTGACACGCTGACGGAGGTGAACGATGACTAACTCGGCACCGAATGGCGACCCGAAAGTACGGACACAGGGACTGAAAAAGCAGTTCAGCGCGGACACCAATCTGCTCTCGAGGCTGCTCGGAACCGGCGAAGAAGAGACGGTCAAAGCAGTCGACGGCGTTGACCTTGAGATCTACGAGGGTGAGTCGCTTGGTATCGCCGGTGAGTCCGGCTGTGGGAAGAGTACGCTGGGTGAAACGCTTCTCCAGTTGTACGAACCCACGGATGGCCAGATATTCTTCGATGGACAGGATATTACAGGTATGGAGTCGATCGACGACGCCGAGTTCCGGACCGAGGCGCAGATTATTCAGCAGGATCCCTACCAGTCGATCAATCCGCGCTTTACGGTCTACAACTGGGTCAAAGAGCCACTCGACGTTCACGGAATTGGTTCCGAGAAAGAGCGTGAACGACGCGTCCTCGAGGCAATCGAGATGGCCGGTTTGCAGCCAGCGGAGGCGTTTGCCAACGAGTACCCGACGGAACTTTCGGGCGGTGAGCGCCAGCGCGTCGGGATCGCGCGAGCGATTGTCTTGCGGCCGTCGTTTATGGTGGCTGACGAGCCGACGAGTATGCTCGACGTAAGCGTTCGTGCGAGTATTCTGGACACGCTCAACCGGCTCCAAGCGGAGTTGGATCTGGCGATCATGTACATTAGCCACGATCTCTCACTGCTGAAACACACTTGCGATCGAATTGCGATCATGTATCTCGGGAGAGTCGTTGAGCAGGGGCCGGCGACGGAGGTCATTAACGATCCGAAACACCCCTACACGAAGGCACTCGTCTCCTCGACGCCGATCGTTGATCCAGACGAAGATCGCGAGCCGATCGAGATCGAAGGCGAGGTACCCGATCCGGTCGATCTCGCGCCTGGCTGTCGGTTCGCGCCGCGCTGTCCCGAGGCCCGTGAAGAGTGTCGGGCGGACGAACCCCACATGTACGATGTCGGTGAGGGCGAGCACATCGCCCGCTGTGTCCTCTACGACGACGATATCGACGCGGAAGTAACGATGGGAATGGGAACAAACGACGCGAACGCGGATACGGAAGCTGAAATCGGCTCGGACTGAATTCGCGACGTTTTTCTTTTGTTCGACCTCGGAGCAAGGTTTGACCGGAACGGAGCGTCCAACTGCTTGAGTTGGACTAATTACTCCCTGATTGTCGCCTATCGAACCGTGTAGCCACCATCGATAGTGATTGATTCGCCAGTGACGTACGACGCGGCGTCGGAGGCGAGATAGACCGCGAGCGACCCAATGTCTTCTGGTTGGGCCATCTCTTCCTGTAGCATACCGTCGTACCAGACGGCGGCCATCTCAGGATCGGTCTCGAGGACACCCTCAATCAAATCCGTGCGGACATAACCGGGATTGATCGTATTAACGCGAATGCCGTACTCAGCCCACTCCGACGCGAGTTGGCGGGTGAGCCCATCGACACCGGATTTTGAGGCCTGATAACTGGCCTGAGGTTGTGGATGGTTCGCGATGAATGAAGAGATTGAGGAGACGGTGATGACCGAGCCACCGTCGTTGTCGATCATCTCCCGGCCCACGCGCTTCGAACACAGGTACGCTCCAGTAAGGTTTGACTCGAGAACGTTACTCCACGTCTCGAGGGTCATCTCTTCGGCAGGGGCGTTTCGGACGATACCGGCGTTGTTGACCAACACGTCGACCGAACCGAACGCGTTGACTGTGGCTTTAACCAGTTGGTCAACGTCGTCCTCATCGGTGATGTCTGCCGGAATCGCTTCAACGGTCGCATCGGTTTCCGTGGCGATGTCGGTGGCGGCCTTTTGACCTCTCTCACCATCTCGGTTCGCAATTACGACGTCTGCGCCGGCTGTGGCGAGTGCCGTCGCGATTCCTTTTCCGATGCCCCGGTTCCCGCCAGTCACGATCGCGGTGTTACCTGCGAGGCTAAATTGCTCGAGAACGCTCATACCTCCATTATTGATTGCGGATAGCATAAATGATAGGACGATCAGAACACGGAACTATAGTAGCTACTGACAGTCAGTGCACACCCAATCGCACGACGGCTATGCGATTGGGCGTAAACAGTTTCAGTTGTTACTATAGGCCCCGAGAACCATCACGCGGGTGGCCCGAGGATTTATGTGAGAGATCACTGATATACGGTCACATGGAACTCGCGCTTACGGAGAAGACAGCAATCGTCACCGGCGGCAGTCAGGGTATCGGTCGAGCAATCGCGGCATCGCTCGCCACCGAGGGTGCGTCGGTTGTAATTGCAGCGCGCACCAACCCGGAAGCCGCCGCCGCAGAGATTGAGGAGACGGCTGCGTCGGCCAGCGGAAACGTGCTCGGTGTCGCGGCGGACGTTACCGATCCCGACGATGTCGACCGCCTCGTGGAAACGACGCTTGAGGCGTACGGGGAGATCGACGTGCTCGTCAACAACGTTGGCATCGTTGGCAGCGAGAGGCCGTTTCACGAGATACCCGACGAAGAGTGGAATCGCGTTCTTGAGACGAATATTATGTCCACGGTTCGCGTCACGCGAACAGTGTTGTCGCATATGCGCGATCGCGGTTCGGGATCCATTATTAACATCACCTCCGAGGCGGGAACCCAGCCAGATCCCTTCAAGACGCACTATGACGCGAGCAAGGCGGCAATGATTAACATGACGAAGAACCTTTCAAAGACCTACGGCGAGGAGGGAATCCGTGTCAACGCGGTCTCCCCGGCGACGACAAAGACGCCGCTTGTCGAGGACATTTTCGAAGAACGTGCCGAAGAAACAGGCAAACCGATCGAACGGGTCGAACAGGCGTTTCTCGAGGAGGAGAAACCAGGTGTAGTCACGGGGCGACTCGGCAAGCCAGAGGATGTTGGGAACGTAGTTGCGTTCCTAGCATCCGACAAGGCAGAGTTCGTCCACGGTGCAAACTGGCGTGTTGACGGTGGATCTATCTGGACGATGGACGCCTAGGCGAACTCGTTATTCTTTTGCCGCGCTCGTCTCGAGCGACAATGACGTCTCAACTGTTTCCCCGGCCTCGAGATGATTCGCCGTTCCGCGCTTGATTTGGCCGTCCAGTCCCGCTTCGGTCGGCACGGATGTCGCGGGCTCTAAGCCAACGTTGTAGTTGTGGCCAAAGTACGGCCCAGCCTCGAAACCAGCAAAGGAACCTCAGTACCAGACGTACTCGTAGAGGCCGGCGTCAAACTCGACAGTCGCTGCGAGGTCACTATCTGAGTTCGAGACGGTGTATCGACCCTCGTTCAGGTTGGCGAACGCCGCCAGATCGTGGACGTGATCCTCGCTGGGCGGGAACTTACGCATGTCGACGCCGCCGTCGTCAGTCTCGCAAATCGGATACTCGAACTCGGCACCGTTTGGCAAGCGGCGTGTCTCCGGATCGTGGTCGAGGTCGGTGAGCACGTGCTCACGGTCAATATCGAGGGCCGCTGCAGGATTGACGAGCGGTTCGCCAAGCGCAATGTGCTGGAGCCAGGAGTAGTCGACACCGACTTCGCCATTGTTGGTGGCAGTTTCGTCCCACTGCAGCGCCGACACACCGCGTCCGAGGGTGAGTTTTCGTTCGATGTACAGCGGGTAGCAAGTAAGGTCCGTTGAGAGACGAACGCCGACGCGGTCGGCCTCTTCGATGGCCACAACATCGAAAGGGACGAGTGTCGACTCGCCGTGGAGCGCGAGCGTCGCACCGTGTTGGGTCGAAGGGCCGCCCGCAACGGGGAGAACGCTGTTCCATCCACCAGGGCAGTAGTCCAT from Natronolimnobius sp. AArcel1 encodes:
- a CDS encoding SDR family NAD(P)-dependent oxidoreductase, giving the protein MSVLEQFSLAGNTAIVTGGNRGIGKGIATALATAGADVVIANRDGERGQKAATDIATETDATVEAIPADITDEDDVDQLVKATVNAFGSVDVLVNNAGIVRNAPAEEMTLETWSNVLESNLTGAYLCSKRVGREMIDNDGGSVITVSSISSFIANHPQPQASYQASKSGVDGLTRQLASEWAEYGIRVNTINPGYVRTDLIEGVLETDPEMAAVWYDGMLQEEMAQPEDIGSLAVYLASDAASYVTGESITIDGGYTVR
- a CDS encoding ABC transporter substrate-binding protein, which translates into the protein MVDNARQVQLSVQNGQTRRRFIQAAGVAGVVTVTGCVGGDDEDTAPEEGVAEDPDGEEVPTVAYENLDPDSPLRYWYGEEHAGYMEELGLEVDYNSRALDAHLERVFDTRDFDCAPMRYLDGYDPDALLRAFSQAALGEGGDNTSGHDSEEYEEWMAEQREAVDEDDRQEIVHEMYEYLMEEQVISPIAVQDRAMPYNEDRVSNVQEVLEDGLASIWNMVNLELDGGAEGDDMLTIASHEELPTLNPVTGLEARSSRDMIRLIYDRLMHPDPDNDYMPSSWAAEEFGWADDTTYEITLREGMEWHDGEPVTAEDVAFTFEYSDENSPDFQAVATNFESAEAETDLDVTFELSQPDATWESEVLAGAEAHLIPQHVWEGEDPSEIDIDEDLIGSGPFQFEAFEPGEEVRLSRHDGHHHEPNVEELIRLESADASSSASLVTTGEVDLVNFDLPADQLVDLEDEDGIALQNANMTSLHYITWNQRREPFANIDLRQACAHTIPRDDIVDVGADGFAEVTHAPVAPDLEFWYTEDVPTFEFDIEAGQQVLLDAGFEWHADTGRLHYPADYDPVD
- a CDS encoding DJ-1/PfpI family protein; translation: MSLENKTIAIIASNEFEDIELEYPLLYLSHQGADIKLVPVQSGHHPRPALTATESKPVTGRFGTPLPPEVMAEGNRYETVDFEDLTLEDLDCVLYPGGFSPDHLRVVPEVVEFTREAYEEGLIVASICHGPWMLVEADLAEGRDICAYEAIHTDLENAGATVVDEPAVQDGNIVTGRVPDDLPEFSEAVEAALEDHEAEPPTA
- a CDS encoding ABC transporter permease; this encodes MSSETQPKSETGTANRFVSKRRMKKLSQDLSTLWRVIRRDRLAVIGVGILVVYLAVAAFGELLAPHEPGETQRAGGEVLRTEGPTAGYWFGTTNYGEDILSQVIISTRVSVMVGLAAAAMAVFIGANVALISAYYGGWVDDILMRVVDIAYGLPFLPFVIVLVFILGANIWNIIIVIAAILWRDSARVVRSEVLSQKQRPYVKSARAIGASDIRIMYRHILPNVLPLIGLYAAFAVAYAIIYEASIAFLGFGDPTLYSWGQMLFQAYQSGAIRYAWWWVLPPGVALMLIVMAVFFIGRALEQITNPELRH
- a CDS encoding ABC transporter permease: MQRYVARRIGQLMVTYFAFLTLLFVIFRLAPGDPTTMFLLEGMTPEEREAILQRWGLDQPLYVQYYEYLGQLLTLDLGQSIRYEQPVTDILWTRFWNTVLLMGPAFFLSYIIGVGIGAFMGWVRGTVKEKGGIVLTLIARSSPEFWTGIVLLTVFSFWLGWFPSGGMRAPGYEAATFWDRYLSLDFVHHMILPLMTGVVFYMATPALLMRSSMIQVLNSDFIEIKKAEGHPEWIILYKYAARNSILPITTVVAIVVGVALGGSLVIETIFSWPGMGREMVDSVQYNDYPVAQAVFFLMGSVVIFMNFVADIVYVYLDPRVKYE
- a CDS encoding ABC transporter ATP-binding protein, which translates into the protein MTNSAPNGDPKVRTQGLKKQFSADTNLLSRLLGTGEEETVKAVDGVDLEIYEGESLGIAGESGCGKSTLGETLLQLYEPTDGQIFFDGQDITGMESIDDAEFRTEAQIIQQDPYQSINPRFTVYNWVKEPLDVHGIGSEKERERRVLEAIEMAGLQPAEAFANEYPTELSGGERQRVGIARAIVLRPSFMVADEPTSMLDVSVRASILDTLNRLQAELDLAIMYISHDLSLLKHTCDRIAIMYLGRVVEQGPATEVINDPKHPYTKALVSSTPIVDPDEDREPIEIEGEVPDPVDLAPGCRFAPRCPEAREECRADEPHMYDVGEGEHIARCVLYDDDIDAEVTMGMGTNDANADTEAEIGSD
- a CDS encoding ABC transporter ATP-binding protein, with amino-acid sequence MLEINDLKTYYETDDGKFVHAVDGVSINVEEQETLGLVGESGCGKTTLAKSIIRLLPRNGEVVDGEVSLHGKEITEMSDKELRQEIRWTEISMIPQTAMNGFDPVKTVGKQIVDVIRRHEDTPKAEARERAKELFENLGLEGSRIDDYPHQFSGGMAQRAMIAMALALSPSIILADEPTTALDVMIQDRILRQIDELQEEFETAMIMITHDMSVVSENCDKIAVMYGGRVAEYADARTVIKQPRHPYTMGMRNAFPDISQDSQDLISIPGTPPEVTDPDEGCRFAPRCPFAEDDCWDVTPEPEEYDGQVVRCHRSDEAEELRELAKKKETWMDEPAEAESSESDDRRGDTLTEVNDD
- a CDS encoding LUD domain-containing protein; its protein translation is MTTDHDNKAAELRHLIETEGETIEQNTKLNNRRRYEAINEIGDERHEALRTHARSIKEDAIERLPELIEQLRSSVEANGGTVYVAQDEADANRYIEQVADDVDASSLVKSKSMTTEELDLNAHLEDSGVDVFETDLGELVIQVADEEPSHIVGPSLHKSREEIAELFEVEFADEFEEPPQTAEELTQFARDYLAERITEADIGMTGANFMIAESGSIALITNEGNARKVVEETNTHIAVGGVEKIIPTLRDLEPFVELVGRSGTGQPITAYTSILSPPINTPPIDRANTEDDIDADPEREFHLVLIDNGRMDMREDDVLRETLYCVRCSACLNSCANFQHVGGHAFGGETYTGGIATGWEAGVHEQESAAEFNDLCTGCSRCVNQCPVKIDIPWINTAVRDRINRSGDESLTDPIYEGLTPDEEDGGVNLQKRLFGNFGTLAKVGSATAPLSNWLASAGPTRTAMDKLIGVDRRRELPTFQRTTLVDWFDARGGAIERTTAATDREVVLYPDIYTNYIAIERGKAAIRALEALGISVILSEPIESGRAPLSQGMIETARGKASNVHTSLVEHIDAGRDVVVIEPSDLAIFRDEYERLLPEASYERLSEHSYEILEYIYGLLEQEGLDPDTLAGPTETGGDLVAYHSHCQQRTLGLEAHSIAVLERLGYAVETSDVECCGMAGSFGYKSQYYELSMDVGSDLQAQFDEIDADHVVASGTSCTEQIESLIERRPPHVIELVAPQ
- a CDS encoding SMP-30/gluconolactonase/LRE family protein, whose product is MASTIVPSVRCRIGEGVLVHPERDDVYWLDIPTGELYRYDPATGNHDRFQMEPPVGGFTFQEDGSILLFGSGGRIIRWNDGETSVVVDGIEAEAGMRFNDVIADPRGRVFVGSMTDDDHSLGRLYRLDTDETMTQLEEGIELPNGMGFSPDAETFYLAETNTNRIYAYDYEVETGDLSNRRVFSERNERGNYDGLTVDSEGGVWVGLWDGGSVVRLTSDGQPEERLEVPAQNITTLSFGGEDRRTAYVNSASFEAPLSDVAAGHLFALEMPVSGSAEYYSDVTE